In Argiope bruennichi chromosome 4, qqArgBrue1.1, whole genome shotgun sequence, a single window of DNA contains:
- the LOC129966649 gene encoding octopamine receptor 1-like, which produces MSTANWTGVTCTPWADLQIISSEMRNASLGNDEDNESENLTSSNATNSHTCFQPRLSRTILIVALIDIIISVATIVGNVLVVSAVIRNRRLRNVTSVFILGLAAADLQVGLNVPYYVLFYFNFPAVSCHRISCLLRYWFTIYASGCSMLCLVGVAVDRYIAIVHPLSYHRIVRTRYASLYLLVVWVSMGLLSSLPLFGVGERFNPSNECDLYYAHTKEYALAAVASLVLFTFAVTTTLYSIIFKAAWRQKRAVVALDWNHKVRQETKTARMMALVMGVNFMGFLPYLTIITMRYLDGVNQEKIAYFKPFTVCFYFGKSAINPIIYGWKNKEFRHTFRRLASFNKGVR; this is translated from the exons ATAATATCCAGTGAGATGCGAAATGCGTCACTAGGGAATGATGAAGACAATGAATCCGAAAACCTGACGTCATCAAACGCTACGAATTCGCACACCTGTTTTCAACCTCGCCTCAGCCGGACTATCCTGATCGTAGCTCTCATCGACATCATTATCTCTGTTGCCACCATTGTGGGGAACGTTCTTGTCGTCTCTGCTGTCATCAG aaatcgCAGACTGCGGAATGTAACTAGTGTATTCATCTTGGGCCTAGCTGCTGCCGATCTTCAGGTCGGTCTGAACGTCCCATACTATGTGCTGTTTTACTTCAATTTCCCTGCAGTGTCCTGCCACCGCATCAGCTGCCTACTAAGATACTGGTTTACCATCTATGCTTCGGGGTGCTCCATGCTCTGCTTGGTGGGGGTCGCCGTAGACAGATACATTGCCATAGTGCACCCACTTTCTTATCACCGTATCGTGAGAACTCGCTATGCTTCCCTCTACCTGTTGGTGGTGTGGGTTTCTATGGGGCTTCTCAGTTCCCTTCCTCTTTTCGGCGTAGGGGAGAGATTCAACCCATCCAATGAATGTGACTTGTATTACGCGCACACTAAAGAATATGCCCTTGCCGCTGTGGCGTCTTTGGTCCTCTTCACGTTCGCGGTGACGACCACCTTGTATTCGATCATCTTCAAAGCTGCCTGGAGACAAAAGAGAGCTGTAGTTGCGCTGGACTGGAACCACAAGGTCAGACAGGAGACAAAGACAGCCAGAATGATGGCCCTGGTAATGGGAGTGAACTTCATGGGGTTCCTTCCTTATCTTACGATTATAACCATGAGATATCTGGATGGGGTCAACCAGGAAAAAATCGCGTACTTCAAACCCTTCACGGTGTGTTTCTATTTTGGAAAATCAGCGATCAATCCTATCATATATGGATGGAAGAACAAAGAATTCAGGCACACTTTCAGGAGGTTGGCGAGTTTTAATAAAGGAGTCAGATGA